In a single window of the Thermus amyloliquefaciens genome:
- the rplJ gene encoding 50S ribosomal protein L10, with the protein MPNKRNVELLAALKENLERARGSFFLVNYQGLSAKETHALRQALKEKGARLFVAKNTLIRIALKELGLPELDGLEGPSAVVFYEDPVAAAKALAEFAKKNPKGIPEAKGGLLQGQVLSAKDVAALAELPTMDELRAELVGVLQAPMAELVGILGGVARELVGILEAYAEKKAA; encoded by the coding sequence GTGCCCAATAAGCGCAACGTTGAGCTTCTTGCCGCCCTCAAGGAGAACCTTGAGCGGGCCCGTGGCTCCTTCTTCCTGGTGAACTACCAGGGGCTCTCCGCCAAGGAAACCCACGCCCTGCGCCAGGCCCTGAAGGAGAAGGGGGCCAGGCTCTTCGTGGCCAAGAACACCCTGATCCGCATCGCCCTAAAGGAGCTTGGCCTGCCCGAGCTGGATGGCCTAGAGGGCCCGAGCGCCGTGGTCTTCTACGAGGACCCGGTGGCGGCGGCCAAGGCCCTTGCGGAGTTCGCCAAAAAGAACCCCAAGGGCATCCCCGAGGCCAAGGGCGGGCTCTTGCAGGGCCAGGTGCTCTCGGCCAAGGACGTGGCGGCTTTGGCGGAGCTTCCCACCATGGACGAGCTCCGGGCGGAGCTTGTGGGCGTGTTGCAGGCCCCCATGGCGGAGCTGGTGGGGATCTTGGGCGGTGTGGCCCGCGAGCTGGTAGGCATCCTGGAAGCGTACGCGGAGAAGAAGGCGGCGTAG
- the rplL gene encoding 50S ribosomal protein L7/L12 gives MALDIERIKEELSQATVLELKQLIDVLKEAWGVTAAAPVAVAAAPAAAAAAAPVEEKTEFDVILKDAGAKKLEVIKELRAITGLGLKEAKDLAEKGGPVKEGIPKAEAEEIKKKLEAVGAVVELK, from the coding sequence ATGGCTTTGGACATCGAACGCATCAAGGAAGAGCTTTCTCAGGCTACGGTTTTGGAACTCAAGCAGCTCATTGACGTGCTGAAGGAGGCCTGGGGTGTGACCGCGGCGGCTCCCGTGGCCGTGGCCGCGGCCCCTGCGGCGGCGGCGGCCGCTGCCCCCGTGGAGGAGAAGACCGAGTTTGACGTGATCCTCAAGGACGCGGGGGCCAAGAAGCTGGAGGTCATCAAGGAGCTTCGCGCCATCACCGGCTTGGGCCTCAAGGAGGCCAAGGACCTGGCGGAGAAGGGCGGCCCCGTCAAGGAGGGGATCCCCAAGGCCGAGGCCGAGGAGATCAAGAAGAAGCTCGAGGCCGTGGGCGCGGTGGTGGAGCTCAAGTAA
- a CDS encoding UbiX family flavin prenyltransferase: MGAMAELPRVVVGLTGASGMPYALDLLSTLKDLAEVHLVLSQGAKRVLWEEMGLSPKDLYPLAHRVYKDGDLGAPIASGSFRTQGMVVVPCSASTLSKVALGLADTLLTRAAYVHLKEKRPLVLVPRETPLPLPTLRAMVQAAEAGALILPASPGFYHRPKEIQDLLGFITQRILDHLGLSAQRAPRWGEGG; this comes from the coding sequence ATGGGAGCCATGGCGGAGCTTCCCCGGGTGGTGGTGGGGTTGACGGGGGCTAGCGGCATGCCCTACGCCCTGGACTTGCTGAGCACCCTAAAGGACCTTGCCGAGGTGCACCTGGTCTTGAGCCAGGGGGCCAAGCGGGTCCTTTGGGAGGAGATGGGCCTAAGCCCCAAGGACCTTTACCCCCTGGCCCACCGGGTCTACAAGGACGGCGACCTTGGTGCCCCCATCGCCTCGGGCTCCTTCCGAACCCAGGGGATGGTGGTGGTCCCCTGCTCCGCGAGCACCCTCAGCAAGGTGGCCCTGGGCCTGGCGGACACCCTCCTCACCCGGGCGGCCTACGTGCACCTTAAGGAGAAACGGCCCCTGGTCCTGGTGCCCCGGGAAACCCCCTTGCCCCTTCCCACCCTGAGGGCCATGGTGCAGGCGGCGGAGGCCGGGGCCTTGATCCTGCCGGCAAGCCCCGGCTTCTACCACCGGCCTAAGGAGATCCAGGACCTTTTGGGCTTCATCACCCAGCGCATCCTGGACCACCTGGGCCTAAGCGCCCAGCGGGCTCCCCGCTGGGGGGAGGGGGGCTAA
- a CDS encoding acyl-CoA dehydrogenase family protein yields MVTTPEQKLVLDTVRQVAKEVLYPLAPEYDRTGEYPWPQLKALAELGFLGMATPEEWGGAGLDSVTWALALEEIAAADPSVAVIVSVTSGLPQYMLLRFGTEAQKRRYLLPLARGEWIGAFCLTEPQAGSDAASLRTEARRVPGGYVLNGTKSWITSAGQAHLYVVMARGEKGISAFLVEKDTPGLSFGPPEAKMGLHAAHTAEVRLEEVFVPEENLLGEEGRGLAYALAGLDSGRVGVAAQAVGIARGAFEIAKAYADQREQFGKRLREHQAIAFKIADMHVKIAAARALVLEAARKKDSGERFTLEASAAKLFASSAAVEVTREAVQVLGGYGYHRDYRVERYYRDAKVTEIYEGTSEIQRHIIARELYR; encoded by the coding sequence ATGGTGACCACCCCGGAACAGAAGCTGGTGCTGGACACGGTGCGCCAGGTGGCCAAGGAGGTCCTGTACCCCTTGGCCCCGGAGTACGACCGCACGGGGGAATACCCCTGGCCCCAGCTAAAGGCCCTGGCCGAGCTGGGCTTTCTGGGCATGGCCACCCCGGAGGAGTGGGGCGGGGCGGGTTTGGACTCGGTCACCTGGGCCTTGGCCCTAGAGGAGATCGCCGCCGCCGACCCCAGCGTGGCGGTGATCGTTTCCGTGACCAGCGGGCTTCCCCAGTACATGCTCCTGCGCTTCGGCACCGAGGCGCAAAAAAGGAGATACCTCCTCCCCCTGGCCCGGGGGGAGTGGATCGGGGCCTTCTGCCTCACCGAGCCCCAGGCGGGTTCCGATGCCGCAAGCCTCCGCACGGAGGCCAGGAGGGTGCCCGGGGGCTATGTGCTGAACGGCACCAAAAGCTGGATCACCTCCGCCGGCCAGGCCCATCTCTATGTGGTCATGGCCAGGGGCGAAAAGGGCATCAGCGCCTTTTTGGTGGAGAAGGATACCCCGGGCCTCTCCTTTGGCCCCCCTGAGGCGAAGATGGGCCTCCACGCCGCCCACACCGCCGAGGTGCGCTTGGAGGAGGTTTTCGTCCCCGAGGAGAACCTCCTGGGGGAGGAGGGGCGGGGCCTGGCCTACGCCCTGGCGGGCCTGGACTCCGGCAGGGTCGGGGTGGCGGCCCAGGCGGTGGGCATCGCCCGGGGGGCCTTTGAGATCGCCAAGGCCTACGCGGACCAAAGGGAGCAGTTCGGCAAGAGGCTAAGGGAGCACCAGGCCATCGCCTTCAAGATTGCCGACATGCACGTGAAAATCGCCGCCGCCAGGGCCTTGGTGCTGGAGGCCGCCAGGAAGAAGGACTCCGGGGAGCGGTTCACCCTCGAGGCCAGCGCCGCCAAGCTCTTCGCCAGCAGCGCGGCGGTGGAGGTGACCCGGGAGGCGGTGCAGGTCCTGGGGGGATACGGCTACCACCGGGACTACCGGGTGGAGCGCTACTACCGGGACGCCAAGGTCACGGAGATCTACGAGGGCACCTCGGAGATCCAGCGCCACATCATCGCCCGGGAGCTTTACCGGTAG
- a CDS encoding isoprenyl transferase, with protein MVRRLLSLSRPLYWLYEKRLLQEVKGGPLPKHLGLILDGNRRYAKALGLAPVKGHEFGVQKAYEVLEWCLEMGIRTVTVWVFSTDNFRRPPEEVEELMRLFVREAERMAEDHRILEHQVQVRFIGRREGFSQEVLRALERLEAKTRHHQGMVLNIALGYGGREEIVDAVKRLLLEADQRGLSPKEVAEGLTPEAIARHLYTAGLPDPDFIIRTSGEIRLSGFLLWQSAYSEFYFADVLWPEFRKIDFLRALRSYQARERRFGR; from the coding sequence ATGGTCCGCCGCCTCCTTTCCCTGTCCCGGCCCCTCTACTGGCTCTACGAAAAGCGCCTCCTTCAGGAGGTGAAAGGAGGCCCGCTTCCCAAGCACCTGGGCCTCATCCTGGATGGGAACCGCCGCTACGCCAAGGCCTTGGGCTTGGCCCCGGTGAAGGGGCACGAGTTTGGGGTCCAGAAGGCCTACGAGGTCCTGGAATGGTGCCTGGAGATGGGCATCCGGACGGTGACGGTCTGGGTCTTCTCCACGGATAACTTCCGGCGCCCGCCCGAGGAGGTGGAGGAGCTCATGCGCCTTTTCGTGCGGGAGGCGGAAAGGATGGCGGAGGATCACCGCATCCTGGAGCACCAGGTGCAGGTGCGCTTCATCGGGCGGCGGGAGGGGTTTTCCCAGGAGGTGCTAAGGGCCCTGGAGCGCCTCGAGGCCAAGACCCGGCACCACCAGGGCATGGTGTTGAACATCGCCTTGGGCTACGGGGGGAGGGAGGAGATCGTGGATGCGGTGAAAAGGCTTCTTTTGGAGGCGGATCAAAGGGGCCTTTCCCCCAAGGAGGTGGCGGAAGGGCTTACCCCTGAGGCGATCGCCCGCCACCTCTACACCGCAGGCCTGCCCGACCCGGACTTCATCATCCGCACCTCGGGGGAGATTAGGCTTTCCGGCTTCCTCCTTTGGCAGTCCGCTTACTCCGAGTTCTACTTCGCCGACGTGCTTTGGCCGGAGTTCCGGAAGATCGATTTCTTGAGGGCCCTCCGCAG